A genome region from Conger conger chromosome 16, fConCon1.1, whole genome shotgun sequence includes the following:
- the LOC133114307 gene encoding GTPase IMAP family member 8-like isoform X4 yields the protein MDTGGLSGHVGKTQHLPELRIVLVGSEVCRKSSAGNTILGKQEFAPGIKTLEEKHRIAVQEHLELLGKTVWRHTILLFTFGDTFRGMTIKQHIEGEGQALQMLIEKCGSRYHVLSNKNSSEVSQDSELLEMIEKMVAGNGGCHFQMEREFLKDIEEKKRITEERAKQRVRKVWKDRETLRDLLRGGTSCPSALRVVLLGWVAGGKSSTGNTILGREEFGVRRRTAQCEKKQGEVNGRQVTVVDTPGWWKFIPGELTPDWIKDDVAKSLTLCHPGPHAILLVIPADTSFKEEQRKIIRDNMKHLGERVWGHTLVIFTWGESLGNHTIEQHIEREGQALQWLIEKCGNRYHVLSNKEREDNMQVTELLEKIEELLAGRIVLPLKTERQSEVMEEIDEKDRETLGVDLSTEKQKVTELMKIFDEQWIRREDLLEKLYLDCRERGNILPPADFLKNLEKEWSRIDLNLKKMIQEYTTPPNKAGRMGTPHYGGDILCASRSLVEAVGSEEEGRTLMEAASKTFAQQWIEREDAAFEKEWGRKEIGMFCQFRRMIQDMTSLPMRGAASMGEGPNLCAETSSEPDTSHLARACIKVCDWMSEKHHGNSAAASGYETSSEISNTEASDITERDQGQEHCGTADA from the exons atGGATACAGGTGGATTATCTGGTCATGTTG GGAAGACACAACATCTACCTGAGCTGAGGATTGTGCTGGTGGGATCAGAGGTATGTCGGAAGAGTTCAGCAGGAAACACCATCTTGGGCAAACAGGAGTTTGCACCTGGAATAAAAACTCTAGAGG AGAAACACAGGATAGCAGTGCAGGAACACCTGGAGCTTCTCGGCAAAACAGTGTGGAGACACACTATACTGCTGTTCACCTTTGGGGACACTTTCAGGGGAATGACCATCAAGCAGCACATTGAAGGAGAAGGACAGGCCCTCCAGATGCTTATAGAGAAATGTGGTAGCAGGTACCATGTTCTCAGCAATAAGAACAGCAGTGAGGTCTCTCAGGACTCAGAGCTACTGGAGATGATCGAGAAGATGGTGGCAGGTAATGGTGGCTGTCATTTTCAAATGGAGAGAGAATTTCTAAAGGATAtagaggagaagaagaggatTACAGAAGAGCGAGCGAAGCAGAGAGTAAGGAAGGTgtggaaagacagagagacactccgAGACCTTCTTAGAG GGGGAACAAGCTGTCCCTCAGCACTGAGGGTGGTCTTACTGGGGTGGGTGGCTGGGGGGAAGAGCTCGACAGGAAATACcatcctgggcagagaggagttTGGAGTTCGGAGAAGAACTGCACAGTGTGAGAAGAAGCAAGGTGAAGTCAATGGGAGGCAGGTCACTGTGGTCGACACACCCGGCTGGTGGAAGTTCATCCCGGGTGAGCTCACACCTGATTGGATAAAAGATGACGTGGCAAAGAGTTTGACGCTCTGTCACCCTGGACCCCATGCAATCCTACTGGTTATTCCTGCCGACACATCATTTAAAGAAgaacaaaggaaaataattagAGACAACATgaagcaccttggagagagagtgtggggacacACTCTAGTGATCTTCACCTGGGGAGAAAGCCTAGGAAACCACACCATCGAGCAGCacatagagagagaaggacaggccCTCCAGTGGCTTatagagaaatgtgggaacaggtaCCATGTCCTCAGCAATAAGGAAAGGGAGGATAACATGCaagtcacagagctgctggagaagattGAAGAGCTGTTAGCAGGTCGAATTGTCCTTCCTCTCAAGACTGAGAGACAAAGTGAAGTTATGGAGGAGATAGacgagaaggacagagagacccTGGGGGTTGATCTCAGCACAGAGAAGCAGAAAGTAACGGAGCTGATGAAAATCTTTGATGAACAGTGGATCAGGAGAGAAGATCTGTTGGAGAAACTGTATTTGGATTGTAGAGAAAGAGGCAATATTCTGCCTCCTGCTGATTTCCTAAAAAATCTTGAAAAGGAATGGAGCAGAATAGACTTGAACCTAAAGAAGATGATTCAGGAATACACCACTCCACCAAACAAGGCAGGCCGCATGGGAACCCCCCACTATG GGGGAGACATACTCTGTGCATCAAGGAGTTTGGTAGAAGCTGTTGGCTCTGAGGAAGAGGGGAGGACTCTTATGGAAGCAGCCAGCAAGACATTTGCCCAACagtggatagagagagaggatgctGCTTTTGAAAAGGAGtggggaaggaaagaaatagGGATGTTCTGTCAATTTCGAAGGATGATTCAGGACATGACCAGCCTTCCAATGAGGGGAGCGGCAAGCATGGGGGAAGGCCCCAACT TGTGTGCAGAGACATCCTCAGAGCCTGACACCTCTCATCTTGCAAGGGCCTGCATCAAGGTGTGTGACTGGATGAGTGAAAAGCATCATGGGaattctgctgctgcatctGGATATGAAACAAGTTCTGAAATTAGCAACACAGAGGCCTCTGACATCACAGAAAGAGACCAGGGACAGGAACACTGCGGGACTGCAGATGCGTGA
- the LOC133114307 gene encoding GTPase IMAP family member 8-like isoform X2, whose translation MDTGGLSGHVGKTQHLPELRIVLVGSEVCRKSSAGNTILGKQEFAPGIKTLEGKMVQAIIDGRQVTMVHTPGWVCYFPVEDSPELLKDQILCSVSLCPPGPHAFLLIINLDSSFQEKHRIAVQEHLELLGKTVWRHTILLFTFGDTFRGMTIKQHIEGEGQALQMLIEKCGSRYHVLSNKNSSEVSQDSELLEMIEKMVAGNGGCHFQMEREFLKDIEEKKRITEERAKQRVRKVWKDRETLRDLLRGGTSCPSALRVVLLGWVAGGKSSTGNTILGREEFGVRRRTAQCEKKQGEVNGRQVTVVDTPGWWKFIPGELTPDWIKDDVAKSLTLCHPGPHAILLVIPADTSFKEEQRKIIRDNMKHLGERVWGHTLVIFTWGESLGNHTIEQHIEREGQALQWLIEKCGNRYHVLSNKEREDNMQVTELLEKIEELLAGRIVLPLKTERQSEVMEEIDEKDRETLGVDLSTEKQKVTELMKIFDEQWIRREDLLEKLYLDCRERGNILPPADFLKNLEKEWSRIDLNLKKMIQEYTTPPNKAGRMGTPHYGGDILCASRSLVEAVGSEEEGRTLMEAASKTFAQQWIEREDAAFEKEWGRKEIGMFCQFRRMIQDMTSLPMRGAASMGEGPNLCAETSSEPDTSHLARACIKVCDWMSEKHHGNSAAASGYETSSEISNTEASDITERDQGQEHCGTADA comes from the exons atGGATACAGGTGGATTATCTGGTCATGTTG GGAAGACACAACATCTACCTGAGCTGAGGATTGTGCTGGTGGGATCAGAGGTATGTCGGAAGAGTTCAGCAGGAAACACCATCTTGGGCAAACAGGAGTTTGCACCTGGAATAAAAACTCTAGAGGGTAAGATGGTGCAGGCTATCATAGATGGGAGGCAGGTCACTATGGTGCACACACCTGGCTGGGTCtgttattttcctgttgaaGATTCTCCAGAACTGCTGAAAGACCAGATTTTGtgtagtgtgtctctgtgtccccctgGACCCCATGCTTTCCTGTTGATCATAAATCTGGACTCTTCATTCCAAGAGAAACACAGGATAGCAGTGCAGGAACACCTGGAGCTTCTCGGCAAAACAGTGTGGAGACACACTATACTGCTGTTCACCTTTGGGGACACTTTCAGGGGAATGACCATCAAGCAGCACATTGAAGGAGAAGGACAGGCCCTCCAGATGCTTATAGAGAAATGTGGTAGCAGGTACCATGTTCTCAGCAATAAGAACAGCAGTGAGGTCTCTCAGGACTCAGAGCTACTGGAGATGATCGAGAAGATGGTGGCAGGTAATGGTGGCTGTCATTTTCAAATGGAGAGAGAATTTCTAAAGGATAtagaggagaagaagaggatTACAGAAGAGCGAGCGAAGCAGAGAGTAAGGAAGGTgtggaaagacagagagacactccgAGACCTTCTTAGAG GGGGAACAAGCTGTCCCTCAGCACTGAGGGTGGTCTTACTGGGGTGGGTGGCTGGGGGGAAGAGCTCGACAGGAAATACcatcctgggcagagaggagttTGGAGTTCGGAGAAGAACTGCACAGTGTGAGAAGAAGCAAGGTGAAGTCAATGGGAGGCAGGTCACTGTGGTCGACACACCCGGCTGGTGGAAGTTCATCCCGGGTGAGCTCACACCTGATTGGATAAAAGATGACGTGGCAAAGAGTTTGACGCTCTGTCACCCTGGACCCCATGCAATCCTACTGGTTATTCCTGCCGACACATCATTTAAAGAAgaacaaaggaaaataattagAGACAACATgaagcaccttggagagagagtgtggggacacACTCTAGTGATCTTCACCTGGGGAGAAAGCCTAGGAAACCACACCATCGAGCAGCacatagagagagaaggacaggccCTCCAGTGGCTTatagagaaatgtgggaacaggtaCCATGTCCTCAGCAATAAGGAAAGGGAGGATAACATGCaagtcacagagctgctggagaagattGAAGAGCTGTTAGCAGGTCGAATTGTCCTTCCTCTCAAGACTGAGAGACAAAGTGAAGTTATGGAGGAGATAGacgagaaggacagagagacccTGGGGGTTGATCTCAGCACAGAGAAGCAGAAAGTAACGGAGCTGATGAAAATCTTTGATGAACAGTGGATCAGGAGAGAAGATCTGTTGGAGAAACTGTATTTGGATTGTAGAGAAAGAGGCAATATTCTGCCTCCTGCTGATTTCCTAAAAAATCTTGAAAAGGAATGGAGCAGAATAGACTTGAACCTAAAGAAGATGATTCAGGAATACACCACTCCACCAAACAAGGCAGGCCGCATGGGAACCCCCCACTATG GGGGAGACATACTCTGTGCATCAAGGAGTTTGGTAGAAGCTGTTGGCTCTGAGGAAGAGGGGAGGACTCTTATGGAAGCAGCCAGCAAGACATTTGCCCAACagtggatagagagagaggatgctGCTTTTGAAAAGGAGtggggaaggaaagaaatagGGATGTTCTGTCAATTTCGAAGGATGATTCAGGACATGACCAGCCTTCCAATGAGGGGAGCGGCAAGCATGGGGGAAGGCCCCAACT TGTGTGCAGAGACATCCTCAGAGCCTGACACCTCTCATCTTGCAAGGGCCTGCATCAAGGTGTGTGACTGGATGAGTGAAAAGCATCATGGGaattctgctgctgcatctGGATATGAAACAAGTTCTGAAATTAGCAACACAGAGGCCTCTGACATCACAGAAAGAGACCAGGGACAGGAACACTGCGGGACTGCAGATGCGTGA